A window of the Polaribacter batillariae genome harbors these coding sequences:
- a CDS encoding YitT family protein, with amino-acid sequence MAKNKIVDYFYEYVQIFIGIVLASVGLKTFLLPNGFLDGGVTGIAILVKTQVDISMSILLVLFSIPFLILGYFTVSKRIVVKSIISILGLALFIHFENFQTVTDDKLLISIFGGLLVGSGIGIAIRNGSVLDGSEILGVYLNDKFGISIGKIILVFNIILFSITAFVISTEVALYSILTYIIASKVTDTVIEGFEDFIGVTIISKENDLIKIAILEELGTGLTVYKGASGFGSKGEAEDFEIIHSIINRIDIKKMYRLIHDIDAQAFIVEFDVNSVKGGVLRHYINKKKNKKLETFKASVLAKNNKKTRL; translated from the coding sequence ATGGCAAAAAACAAAATTGTAGATTATTTTTACGAATATGTTCAAATTTTTATTGGAATTGTTCTTGCCAGTGTTGGTTTAAAAACATTTCTATTGCCTAATGGTTTTTTAGATGGTGGTGTTACAGGAATTGCCATTCTTGTAAAAACACAGGTAGATATTAGCATGTCTATTTTATTAGTTCTTTTTAGTATTCCTTTTTTAATTCTTGGTTATTTTACAGTTTCAAAAAGAATTGTCGTAAAATCTATTATTAGCATTTTGGGTTTGGCACTTTTTATTCATTTTGAAAATTTTCAAACAGTAACAGACGATAAATTATTAATCTCTATTTTTGGCGGATTGTTAGTAGGTTCTGGAATTGGAATCGCCATTAGAAATGGTTCTGTTTTAGATGGTTCAGAAATTCTTGGAGTATATTTAAATGATAAATTTGGCATTAGTATTGGAAAAATAATACTCGTTTTTAACATCATTTTATTTAGTATAACTGCGTTTGTTATTTCTACTGAAGTTGCTCTCTACTCCATTTTAACCTATATTATTGCGTCTAAAGTTACAGATACAGTTATCGAAGGTTTCGAAGATTTTATTGGAGTTACCATTATTTCAAAAGAAAACGATTTAATTAAAATCGCAATTTTAGAAGAATTAGGAACTGGTTTAACGGTTTATAAAGGAGCATCTGGCTTTGGCAGCAAAGGAGAAGCAGAAGATTTCGAAATTATACATTCTATTATAAATAGAATCGATATTAAAAAAATGTATCGCTTAATACACGATATAGATGCACAAGCTTTTATTGTAGAGTTTGATGTAAACAGTGTAAAAGGTGGTGTTTTAAGACATTACATCAATAAGAAAAAAAATAAAAAGCTAGAAACTTTTAAAGCATCTGTTTTAGCTAAAAACAATAAAAAGACTCGTTTATAA
- a CDS encoding porin family protein, protein MKKVILLICFTFAFAFSQTSNAQIDFGLKGGLNYNNNGDATLKSTGDDLIRGAKSKSGYHLGVWTRFKVPVVGLYLRPELVYTQVNSEYNDSNNDITDYKFKKIDVPVLLGKKFLGFANAFIGPSFQYIIDDNFKFSNLTTDDFDKFSVGLQMGIGVEFGRLGVDVRWERGLSKTEAKFANVSVDNRTNQIIFGLSLRL, encoded by the coding sequence ATGAAAAAAGTAATTTTATTAATCTGTTTCACTTTTGCTTTTGCCTTTAGCCAAACTTCTAATGCACAAATAGACTTTGGTTTAAAAGGTGGTCTTAACTACAATAATAATGGAGATGCTACATTAAAATCTACTGGAGACGACTTAATTAGAGGAGCAAAATCTAAATCTGGTTATCACCTTGGTGTTTGGACACGCTTTAAAGTTCCAGTTGTTGGTTTGTATTTAAGACCCGAACTTGTTTACACACAAGTAAACAGCGAATACAACGATAGTAATAATGATATTACAGATTATAAGTTCAAGAAAATTGACGTACCTGTTTTATTAGGAAAGAAATTCTTAGGATTTGCGAATGCATTTATTGGACCATCATTTCAATATATTATAGATGATAATTTTAAATTTTCTAATTTAACTACAGACGATTTTGATAAGTTTTCTGTTGGATTGCAAATGGGAATTGGTGTTGAATTTGGAAGATTAGGAGTTGATGTTCGATGGGAAAGAGGTTTATCTAAAACAGAAGCTAAATTTGCCAATGTTTCTGTAGATAATAGAACCAACCAAATAATTTTCGGGCTTTCTTTAAGGCTGTAA
- a CDS encoding geranylgeranylglycerol-phosphate geranylgeranyltransferase codes for MVLLTMVLTKYALIKSFFRDSYLSDFEFIILALSVILITAGGYIINDIFDVKADKINKPNKVFIGVRISKKNAWRSYFLITFLGLALGIYLSIISLNYQYSFIFFSCSIFLLIYASILKKIVFVGNFIVSILIILSILIVYFFDVSSANEFNKNKILLLFKILSSYVAFAFITTLIREIIKDIEDINGDLKIKAKTLPILLGRKRAAKVAFFCSCVLLVLLLIVLQFAKSKILFLAYGVIFILLPLLFFMYLLWKAEKKKDFTELSNIMKGIMFFGILSMLLFAIN; via the coding sequence ATGGTTTTATTAACAATGGTTTTAACGAAATATGCATTGATTAAATCTTTTTTTAGAGACAGTTATTTATCTGATTTCGAATTTATAATTTTAGCTTTATCAGTAATTCTAATAACTGCTGGAGGCTATATTATAAACGATATTTTTGATGTTAAAGCAGATAAAATAAACAAACCCAACAAGGTTTTTATTGGGGTTCGTATTTCTAAAAAAAATGCTTGGAGAAGCTACTTTTTAATCACTTTTTTAGGTTTAGCTTTAGGTATTTATTTATCAATAATTAGTTTAAATTATCAATATTCTTTCATTTTCTTTTCTTGCTCAATATTTTTATTAATTTATGCTTCAATTTTAAAAAAAATAGTATTCGTTGGTAATTTTATTGTTAGCATTTTAATTATTCTATCTATTTTAATCGTATATTTTTTTGATGTTTCTAGCGCAAATGAATTTAACAAAAATAAAATTCTTTTATTATTTAAAATTTTATCATCTTATGTAGCATTCGCATTTATAACAACCTTAATAAGAGAAATTATAAAAGATATCGAAGACATTAATGGCGACTTAAAAATCAAAGCCAAAACATTGCCCATTTTATTGGGTAGAAAAAGAGCGGCAAAAGTCGCGTTTTTTTGTAGCTGTGTTTTATTAGTACTTCTTTTAATTGTTTTACAATTTGCTAAAAGTAAAATCCTCTTTTTAGCTTATGGAGTTATTTTTATTTTATTGCCACTCTTATTTTTTATGTATTTATTGTGGAAAGCAGAAAAGAAAAAAGATTTTACAGAATTAAGTAATATAATGAAAGGGATTATGTTTTTCGGAATTTTATCGATGTTGTTATTTGCGATAAATTAG
- a CDS encoding DUF6503 family protein, with amino-acid sequence MRFLFTTFLLLLVSCKSQQKKLNVQEIIDKTILYSGANKVANSNISFQFRDKKYNAVRKNGHFKLSRFFSLDNQQFTDELTNTGFKRFVNGTQILLADSVKNNLANSVNSVHYFSVLPYGLNDKAVNKKLLKSTSIKGKEYYKIEITFSKNGGGEDFEDVFIYWIGKDDFLIDYLAYAYHTNGGGKRFRVLKEQCVKNGIRFVDYYNYKPINTELKLINIDKAFEENQLIKVSEIVLKDIKVTLLE; translated from the coding sequence ATGAGATTTTTATTTACCACTTTTTTGCTCTTGCTAGTGTCTTGCAAATCGCAACAAAAAAAATTAAATGTTCAAGAAATTATAGACAAAACAATTTTATATTCTGGAGCAAATAAAGTTGCGAATTCTAACATTTCATTTCAATTTAGAGATAAAAAATACAATGCCGTTCGTAAAAATGGTCACTTTAAATTATCTCGTTTTTTTAGTCTCGATAATCAACAATTTACAGACGAATTAACCAATACTGGCTTTAAAAGATTTGTAAATGGTACGCAAATTCTGCTAGCGGACTCTGTAAAAAATAACCTTGCAAATTCGGTAAATTCTGTGCACTATTTTTCGGTATTGCCATATGGTTTAAATGATAAAGCCGTAAATAAAAAACTACTAAAATCAACTTCCATAAAAGGTAAAGAGTACTATAAAATAGAAATTACTTTCTCTAAAAACGGTGGGGGAGAAGACTTCGAAGATGTGTTTATTTATTGGATTGGAAAAGACGATTTTTTAATCGATTATTTGGCATATGCCTACCATACAAATGGGGGTGGAAAACGTTTTAGAGTTTTAAAAGAACAGTGTGTAAAAAACGGAATTCGATTTGTAGATTACTATAATTACAAACCTATAAATACAGAGCTTAAATTAATAAATATCGACAAAGCTTTTGAAGAAAATCAGTTAATAAAAGTATCAGAAATCGTTTTAAAAGATATTAAAGTAACCCTTTTAGAGTAG
- a CDS encoding phosphoribosyltransferase family protein, with protein MTTATNIILNTTQIQQKIRRIAYQIYENNSSEKEVIIAGIIGNGYIFAEKIVTVLKEISPLKVTICKLHINKKKPLEKVTTSLEDTVYKNKSLVLVDDVLNSGTTLIYGIKHFLDVPLKRFKTAVLVNRNHKKYPVKADFKGISLSTSIKEHVQVEFTQKEAKAFLV; from the coding sequence ATGACAACAGCAACCAACATAATTTTAAATACTACACAAATTCAACAAAAAATTAGAAGAATTGCCTACCAAATTTACGAAAATAATAGTTCCGAAAAAGAGGTTATAATTGCTGGTATTATAGGAAATGGATACATTTTTGCAGAAAAAATTGTAACGGTTTTAAAAGAAATATCTCCGTTAAAAGTAACCATTTGTAAACTGCACATTAATAAGAAAAAGCCTTTGGAAAAGGTTACAACTTCTCTAGAAGATACCGTTTACAAAAATAAATCGTTGGTTTTGGTAGATGATGTTTTAAATTCTGGAACTACTTTAATTTACGGAATTAAACATTTTTTAGACGTCCCTTTAAAAAGATTTAAAACAGCTGTTTTGGTAAACAGAAACCATAAAAAATATCCTGTAAAAGCAGATTTTAAAGGAATTTCTTTATCTACATCTATAAAAGAACATGTACAAGTAGAGTTTACCCAAAAAGAAGCAAAAGCCTTTTTAGTGTAA
- a CDS encoding transketolase family protein — protein MKKYTFTEKKDTRSGFGDGLTELGRTNPNVVALCADLIGSLKMDQFIKENPDRFFQVGIAEANMIGIAAGLTIGGKIPFTGTFANFSTGRVYDQIRQSVAYSSKNVKICASHAGVTLGEDGATHQILEDIGLMKMLPGMTVINPCDYNQTKAATIAIADFNGPVYLRFGRPKVPVFMPEDAKFEIGKGIQLTEGTDVTIVATGHLVWESLQAAEKLEAEGISVEVINIHTIKPLDEEIILKSIAKTGCIVTAEEHNKLGGLGESVARCLALNAPTPQEFVATNDTFGESGTPDQLMAKYGLDANAVIKAVKKVISRK, from the coding sequence ATGAAAAAATACACATTCACAGAAAAAAAAGACACACGTTCTGGTTTTGGAGACGGTTTAACTGAATTAGGAAGAACAAACCCTAACGTAGTTGCTTTATGTGCAGATTTAATTGGTTCTTTAAAAATGGATCAATTTATTAAAGAAAATCCAGACCGGTTTTTCCAAGTTGGTATTGCAGAAGCAAACATGATTGGTATTGCTGCAGGATTAACTATTGGTGGTAAAATTCCTTTCACAGGAACATTTGCAAACTTTTCTACTGGACGTGTTTACGATCAAATTCGTCAATCTGTGGCTTATTCTAGTAAAAATGTAAAAATTTGTGCTTCTCATGCTGGAGTTACTTTGGGAGAAGATGGAGCAACACACCAAATATTAGAAGACATTGGTTTAATGAAAATGTTGCCTGGAATGACGGTTATAAACCCTTGCGATTATAACCAAACAAAAGCAGCAACCATTGCCATTGCAGATTTTAATGGCCCTGTTTACTTACGCTTTGGTCGCCCAAAAGTACCTGTATTTATGCCAGAAGATGCGAAATTCGAAATCGGAAAAGGAATTCAATTAACAGAAGGTACAGATGTAACGATTGTTGCTACTGGACATTTAGTTTGGGAATCTTTACAAGCTGCAGAAAAACTAGAAGCAGAAGGTATTTCTGTAGAAGTAATAAACATTCATACCATTAAACCATTAGATGAAGAAATTATCTTAAAATCTATTGCAAAAACCGGTTGTATTGTAACTGCAGAAGAGCATAATAAACTTGGTGGTTTAGGCGAAAGTGTAGCAAGATGCTTGGCTTTAAATGCCCCTACTCCACAAGAATTTGTAGCAACTAACGATACTTTTGGCGAGTCTGGAACACCAGACCAATTAATGGCTAAGTATGGTTTAGATGCAAATGCTGTAATAAAAGCTGTTAAAAAAGTAATTTCTAGAAAATAA
- a CDS encoding FKBP-type peptidyl-prolyl cis-trans isomerase encodes MNKIKNIFALLILAVVILNSCDDNRRGIVDPFADVNYEQLAISDNDSIEKFLKTHYYDENLDLIKELSDGKTSILEDDRLIINELTENDIKYKLYTLVTKQGVPSNDKGFPTFIDSVFTNYTGILLLNNTIDRDAFDTGQAAWLTNTIRGWAKGFTHFKGGDNITDNGPITYENTGKGYIFIPSGLAYPSINYVIGRPINERPYDRILVFKVELLDFIKDTDHDNDGTPSVKEDANGDEDVTNDFSDPDKPNVPDYLNPDIK; translated from the coding sequence ATGAATAAAATTAAAAATATTTTCGCGCTGTTAATTCTTGCTGTAGTTATATTGAATTCTTGTGACGATAATCGAAGAGGTATTGTAGATCCTTTTGCAGATGTTAATTACGAACAATTAGCCATTTCTGATAATGATTCTATTGAAAAATTTTTAAAAACTCATTATTATGATGAAAATTTAGATTTAATTAAGGAATTGTCTGATGGAAAAACATCAATTTTAGAGGACGATAGATTGATTATAAACGAATTAACAGAGAATGATATAAAGTACAAGCTATATACCCTTGTTACTAAACAAGGTGTTCCTTCTAATGATAAAGGATTTCCTACGTTTATAGATTCTGTTTTTACTAATTATACAGGTATTTTGTTATTAAATAATACTATAGATAGAGATGCTTTTGATACTGGACAAGCAGCATGGTTAACCAATACAATAAGAGGCTGGGCTAAAGGTTTTACACATTTTAAAGGAGGTGATAACATTACAGATAATGGTCCAATTACTTATGAAAATACGGGTAAAGGCTATATTTTTATACCAAGTGGATTAGCATACCCTTCTATAAATTATGTTATTGGAAGACCAATTAATGAAAGGCCTTATGATCGAATTTTGGTTTTTAAAGTAGAACTTTTAGATTTTATAAAAGATACAGACCACGATAATGATGGCACTCCATCAGTTAAAGAAGATGCTAATGGAGATGAAGATGTTACCAACGATTTTAGTGATCCTGATAAGCCTAATGTACCAGATTATTTAAATCCGGATATAAAATAG
- a CDS encoding RNA-binding S4 domain-containing protein, whose amino-acid sequence MRIDKYLWCIRVFKTRSIATTACKKGQVKIDGNALKPSKEVFGGELIVVRKNQINYQFKVLGLPDSRVGAKLVEQFRKDITPKEEFEKTALLKFAKDYYRKKGTGRPTKKDRRDIDNYQEDTTKEI is encoded by the coding sequence ATGAGAATAGATAAATATTTATGGTGCATTCGAGTTTTTAAAACAAGAAGCATTGCTACAACAGCTTGTAAAAAAGGCCAGGTTAAAATAGATGGTAATGCTCTAAAACCTTCGAAAGAGGTCTTTGGAGGAGAATTAATTGTGGTTAGAAAAAACCAAATTAATTATCAATTTAAAGTCTTAGGTTTGCCAGACAGCAGAGTTGGCGCAAAATTAGTAGAGCAATTTAGAAAAGATATAACACCGAAAGAAGAATTTGAAAAAACAGCTTTATTAAAATTTGCGAAAGATTACTACCGCAAAAAAGGTACTGGAAGACCTACCAAAAAAGATCGAAGAGATATAGATAATTATCAAGAAGATACAACTAAAGAAATATGA
- the ffh gene encoding signal recognition particle protein, giving the protein MFNNLSDKLDKALHTLKGHGKITEVNVAETLKEVRRALLDADVNFKIAKDFTKRVQTKAIGQDVLTTLNPGQLMVKLVKDELTELMGGETVGINLGGSPTVILMSGLQGSGKTTFSGKLANFLKTKKSKQVLLVGCDVYRPAAINQLQVVGEQIGVEVYAEIGNNNPVEISKNAIAHAKANGKNVVIIDTAGRLAVDEEMMTEISNIHKAIEPQETLFVVDSMTGQDAVNTAKAFNDILNFDGVVLTKLDGDTRGGAALSIKSVVDKPIKFIGTGEKMDAIDIFHPDRMADRILGMGDVISLVERAQDQYDEEEARKLQKKIAKNQFGFDDFLNQIQQIKKMGSMKDLIGMIPGAGKALKDVDIDDDAFKGIEAIIHSMTPSERSTPATINSSRKKRIAKGSGTSIQEVNQLMKQFNQMSKMMKMMQGGGSKKMMQMMKGMK; this is encoded by the coding sequence ATGTTTAATAATTTAAGCGATAAATTAGATAAAGCCTTACATACCTTAAAAGGACATGGTAAAATTACCGAAGTTAATGTTGCAGAAACGCTAAAAGAAGTAAGAAGAGCGTTACTAGATGCCGATGTTAACTTTAAAATTGCCAAAGACTTTACCAAAAGAGTGCAAACCAAAGCCATAGGACAAGATGTTTTAACCACCTTAAATCCCGGGCAATTAATGGTTAAGTTGGTAAAAGACGAACTTACAGAATTAATGGGAGGCGAAACTGTGGGTATTAATTTAGGTGGTTCGCCAACCGTAATTTTAATGTCTGGTTTACAAGGTTCAGGTAAAACTACTTTTTCTGGAAAATTAGCAAACTTCTTAAAAACTAAGAAATCTAAACAGGTTCTTTTAGTTGGTTGTGATGTGTATAGACCTGCCGCAATTAATCAATTACAAGTTGTTGGAGAACAAATTGGTGTCGAAGTTTATGCCGAAATTGGCAATAACAATCCTGTTGAAATTTCTAAAAATGCCATTGCACACGCAAAAGCCAATGGAAAAAATGTAGTGATTATTGATACTGCTGGACGTTTAGCGGTTGATGAAGAAATGATGACAGAGATTTCGAACATTCACAAGGCAATTGAACCACAAGAAACGTTATTTGTTGTAGATTCTATGACTGGGCAAGATGCTGTAAATACAGCGAAAGCCTTTAACGATATTTTAAATTTCGATGGTGTTGTTCTAACAAAATTAGATGGAGATACACGTGGTGGAGCTGCATTATCTATAAAATCTGTTGTAGATAAACCAATTAAATTTATTGGTACTGGAGAAAAAATGGATGCGATAGATATCTTTCATCCAGATAGAATGGCAGACAGAATTTTAGGAATGGGAGATGTTATTTCTTTAGTAGAAAGAGCACAAGACCAATATGATGAGGAAGAAGCCAGAAAACTTCAAAAGAAAATTGCGAAAAACCAATTTGGGTTCGACGATTTCTTAAATCAAATTCAGCAAATTAAGAAAATGGGAAGCATGAAAGACCTTATAGGTATGATTCCTGGTGCTGGAAAAGCGTTGAAAGATGTAGATATAGATGATGATGCTTTTAAAGGAATTGAAGCCATTATTCATTCGATGACACCTTCTGAAAGAAGTACACCTGCAACTATAAACTCAAGCAGAAAAAAAAGAATTGCAAAAGGTTCTGGAACTTCCATTCAAGAAGTAAATCAATTAATGAAGCAATTCAACCAAATGAGTAAAATGATGAAAATGATGCAAGGTGGTGGTAGCAAAAAAATGATGCAAATGATGAAAGGGATGAAGTAA
- a CDS encoding Maf family nucleotide pyrophosphatase, with protein sequence MLQQKLKNYHVILASKSPRRQQFFKDLNIDFTIELKEVEEIYPKELKGKEITEFLADLKSKPFTNLSKNDLLITSDTIVWLENKMLGKPKDETEAFEMLRSLSGKNHEVITSISIKNKNFQKIITDITTVTFKELTNEEINYYIKNYQPFDKAGAYGIQEWIGFIAIENLQGSYFNVVGLPVHKLYKALINL encoded by the coding sequence ATGTTACAACAAAAATTAAAAAATTACCATGTAATTCTCGCTTCAAAATCTCCTAGAAGACAGCAATTTTTTAAAGATTTAAATATCGATTTTACTATTGAATTAAAAGAAGTAGAAGAAATTTATCCGAAAGAATTAAAAGGAAAAGAAATTACAGAGTTTTTAGCAGATTTAAAATCGAAACCATTTACAAATTTATCGAAAAACGATCTATTAATCACTTCAGACACCATTGTTTGGTTAGAAAACAAAATGTTAGGAAAACCAAAAGACGAAACAGAAGCTTTTGAAATGTTGCGCAGTTTATCAGGAAAAAATCACGAAGTAATTACTTCTATCAGTATAAAAAACAAGAATTTTCAAAAAATAATTACAGATATAACTACAGTTACTTTTAAAGAATTAACAAACGAAGAAATTAATTACTACATAAAAAACTATCAGCCTTTTGACAAAGCTGGTGCTTATGGAATTCAAGAATGGATTGGTTTTATAGCCATTGAAAACCTACAAGGAAGCTATTTTAATGTTGTGGGTTTGCCCGTTCATAAACTCTATAAAGCATTAATAAACCTATAA
- a CDS encoding DinB family protein, whose product MNKEEITDLLEKKHQYLFNWLENQPKEIWEKGPEGKWTTGQQIQHLVDSLQLLNNALSYPRFFLKHKFGTCNRETRNYDTIVKNYQKKLTENKDRAATFNQKLKKPLLKNRKRLLNRLQIQHKKLQYKTRKISDLNLDRLVIPHPLMGKMTIREIIMWTVHHTEHHTNILKEKYTKTLL is encoded by the coding sequence ATGAATAAAGAAGAAATTACAGATTTATTAGAAAAAAAACATCAATATTTATTTAATTGGTTAGAAAATCAACCTAAAGAAATTTGGGAAAAAGGCCCAGAAGGAAAATGGACAACAGGTCAGCAAATACAACATTTGGTAGATAGTTTGCAATTATTAAACAACGCTTTAAGTTATCCTCGTTTTTTTTTGAAACATAAATTTGGAACTTGTAACAGAGAAACCAGGAATTATGATACGATTGTAAAAAATTATCAAAAAAAGTTGACTGAAAACAAAGACAGAGCGGCTACCTTTAATCAAAAATTAAAAAAACCTTTGTTAAAAAATAGAAAAAGATTGCTAAATAGACTTCAAATTCAGCATAAAAAATTACAATACAAAACACGAAAAATTAGCGATTTAAATTTAGATAGATTGGTTATTCCACATCCATTAATGGGAAAAATGACCATTCGTGAAATTATTATGTGGACAGTCCACCACACAGAACATCACACAAATATCTTAAAAGAAAAATATACAAAAACGCTGCTTTAG
- the smpB gene encoding SsrA-binding protein SmpB, whose product MAVQKKINIQNKKARFEYEILDKYVAGIQLTGTEIKSIRQSKARITESFCEFNDRGELFIVNMYIQEYIFGHHFNHKPKSERRLLLNKRELRSLKKDVEAKGNTIVPLRLFINERGFAKLEIALAKGKQTHDKREVLKERDSKRDLARIKKSFNS is encoded by the coding sequence ATGGCTGTGCAGAAGAAAATAAACATTCAGAATAAAAAAGCACGTTTCGAATATGAAATTTTAGACAAATATGTGGCTGGAATTCAATTAACGGGTACAGAAATAAAATCGATAAGACAAAGCAAAGCAAGAATTACAGAGAGTTTTTGCGAATTTAATGATCGTGGAGAATTGTTTATTGTAAATATGTACATTCAAGAATATATTTTTGGGCATCATTTTAACCACAAACCAAAAAGCGAGCGAAGATTGCTTTTAAACAAACGCGAATTGCGTAGCTTAAAAAAAGATGTAGAAGCAAAAGGTAACACAATTGTACCACTTCGATTGTTTATTAACGAGAGAGGTTTTGCCAAATTAGAAATTGCTTTGGCAAAAGGAAAACAAACACACGACAAGCGTGAAGTTCTTAAAGAACGCGATTCTAAACGCGACTTAGCCCGAATTAAAAAGAGTTTTAACTCTTAA
- the folD gene encoding bifunctional methylenetetrahydrofolate dehydrogenase/methenyltetrahydrofolate cyclohydrolase FolD produces the protein MTILDGKKTAADIKEELALEVAELRNRDKKVPHLAAIIVGNDGASLTYVNAKVKACERVGFESTLIRLPEDTTEEDLLNEINILNVDADIDGFIVQLPLPKHIDEQKILMAVDPDKDVDGFHPTNVGKMALNLPTFISATPFGILELLDRYHVETSGKHVVVLGRSHIVGSPMSILLSQKRKVGNATVTMCHSRTKNLKEITLQADIIVAAIGIPEFLKANMVKKDVTIIDVGITRMADSSKKSGFRLVGDVAFKEVSEKARFITPVPGGVGPMTIAMLLKNTLLACERRS, from the coding sequence ATGACAATTTTAGACGGTAAAAAAACAGCAGCAGATATTAAAGAAGAATTGGCTTTAGAAGTTGCTGAACTTAGAAATCGAGATAAAAAAGTTCCGCATTTAGCTGCTATTATTGTAGGGAATGATGGTGCAAGTTTAACCTACGTAAATGCAAAGGTAAAAGCTTGCGAACGTGTTGGTTTTGAATCTACTTTAATAAGATTGCCCGAAGATACAACAGAAGAAGATTTATTAAACGAAATAAATATCTTAAATGTCGATGCAGATATAGACGGTTTTATTGTACAACTTCCATTGCCAAAGCATATAGATGAACAAAAAATATTAATGGCAGTAGATCCTGATAAAGATGTAGATGGTTTTCATCCAACAAATGTTGGTAAAATGGCATTAAATTTACCTACCTTTATTTCTGCAACACCTTTCGGAATTTTAGAATTGTTAGACAGGTATCATGTAGAAACTTCTGGAAAACACGTTGTTGTTTTAGGTAGAAGCCATATTGTTGGAAGCCCAATGAGTATTTTACTTTCCCAAAAGAGAAAAGTAGGAAATGCCACTGTTACCATGTGCCACAGTAGAACCAAAAACTTAAAAGAAATTACCTTACAAGCAGATATTATTGTTGCTGCAATTGGTATTCCTGAGTTTTTAAAAGCAAACATGGTAAAAAAAGACGTTACTATTATAGATGTAGGTATTACACGAATGGCAGATTCTTCGAAAAAAAGTGGATTTAGATTGGTGGGAGATGTTGCCTTTAAAGAAGTTTCTGAAAAAGCCCGTTTTATAACTCCTGTTCCTGGCGGAGTTGGCCCAATGACAATTGCCATGTTGTTAAAAAACACTTTATTGGCTTGTGAGAGAAGGTCTTAA
- a CDS encoding shikimate kinase, which yields MKIVLLGYMASGKSTIGKKLAKKLYLNFIDLDEYISEKEKMSISEIFSTKGEIYFRKIEHEYLKEILNSDEKIVLSLGGGTPCYANNMDVILRSNAKSIYIKASINTLVERLLKEKSKRPLVANLENEKITEFVAKHLFERRFFYEQANYSVATDGRDVSEIVTELRILLH from the coding sequence ATGAAAATTGTACTTTTAGGGTATATGGCTTCTGGTAAATCTACCATTGGAAAAAAATTAGCTAAGAAGCTGTATCTTAATTTTATAGACTTAGACGAATACATTTCTGAAAAAGAAAAAATGAGTATTTCAGAAATTTTTAGCACCAAAGGAGAAATTTATTTTAGAAAAATTGAGCACGAATATTTGAAAGAAATATTAAATTCTGATGAGAAAATAGTACTTTCTTTGGGTGGAGGAACACCATGTTATGCAAATAATATGGATGTTATTTTAAGATCTAATGCCAAATCTATATATATTAAAGCTTCTATAAACACTTTGGTAGAAAGATTGCTAAAAGAAAAAAGTAAAAGACCTTTAGTAGCCAATCTCGAAAACGAAAAAATAACAGAATTTGTTGCAAAGCATTTATTTGAGCGTAGGTTTTTCTACGAACAAGCAAATTATTCAGTTGCAACAGATGGTAGAGATGTTTCAGAAATTGTTACAGAACTAAGAATTTTATTACACTAA